In one window of Drosophila mauritiana strain mau12 chromosome X, ASM438214v1, whole genome shotgun sequence DNA:
- the LOC117148132 gene encoding chaperone protein DnaJ-like, which translates to MEEDHYMILGVDPNATESEIRQAYKRMVLIYHPDKNKHPRTTAQFRKIKEAFDVLSDPTSRRAYDGAVERSRHADTRNNSHNSAGYQPNGFRQTETESTSIIPTVCAVGGALLVALFVGFGASRIMSRSNNNH; encoded by the coding sequence ATGGAGGAGGATCACTATATGATCCTGGGCGTGGATCCCAACGCTACCGAGTCGGAAATCAGGCAGGCCTACAAACGAATGGTACTCATTTACCATCCGGATAAGAACAAACATCCACGAACGACGGCTCAATTCCGGAAGATCAAGGAAGCATTCGATGTGCTGTCAGATCCGACGTCCAGGAGGGCATACGATGGAGCCGTTGAGCGATCGAGGCATGCGGATACAAGGAATAATTCTCATAATTCGGCGGGTTACCAGCCAAACGGATTCAGACAAACTGAAACGGAATCCACGAGCATTATACCCACTGTGTGCGCCGTGGGCGGCGCACTGCTGGTGGCTCTTTTTGTTGGATTCGGAGCCTCCAGGATAATGAGCAGATCGAATAATAATCATTAG
- the LOC117146760 gene encoding protein strawberry notch isoform X3, whose amino-acid sequence MDTTENTIVTDVVKYEKIKIPLETSSTNTLPPDVSNGDTIQQEINLKVAEAMKGFYIEHSKALHKIEQLIIEKLRPETSNNSNTEIKEIAELMRRLVNRVENMEPVFKIDLAEGTLPQTSVGSSGGVSYGGGASQIRALKAAGNIGGVGNNQKLPMATAPGSGGPAGGTSGSGAKGNTSMMEAVQKLIAMNPEYLTSGIPNTVFQMFMQSMQRPQTTPAPNQPMNPGAMVTSAAAAAAHASAVAYVQQEEDEVDYEEIGVAETYADYWPAKLKLGKKHPDAVVETASLSSVEPCDVYYKLSLPLETINSGHLSALQLESITYASQAHDHLLPDGSRAGFLIGDGAGVGKGRTIAGIIYENYLKGRKKALWISVSNDLKYDAERDLSDIGATRIEVHALNKFKYAKISSDVNNNCKRGVIFSTYSALIGESNNKTGKYRSRFRQLLQWCGEDFEGLIIFDECHKAKNLCPVGSGKPTKTGQTVLELQQKLPKARVVYASATGASEPKNMAYMVRLGLWGQGTAFGNFNDFITAVERRGVGAMEIVAMDMKLRGMYIARQLSFKGVSFKIEEVPLSKEFRKIYDQSVELWVEAMQKFTEAAELIDAESRMKKTMWGQFWSSHQRFFKYLCIAAKVNHAVLVARESIKYGKCVVIGLQSTGEARTLDQLERDDGELTDFVSTAKGVFQSFVERHFPAPDRNRINRILGLYDETPSQSSVADSTSSLGNNSNITTAAGKRKGNNNNDNGSTKIKKKKRSGSWQCSDSEDDNTGRKRNSDSDEANSDDDLKSDIDDEDEDHDVDSDQRGVASDASSDFNPFFSGSDSDIDPWVARSKKTKKTQKKSKKKVKKEKTKKEIPSSATDPSGSTAMSATVVAALNAAKNRKSQLSTQDKIQDLLQKKQELKGTVTPVGVNGVKLNYGPPPKDAIERACTMKEELLRKIERLGSRLPPNTLDQLIDELGGPDNVAEMTGRRGRVVQTDDGSIQYESRTESDVPLETLNITEKQRFMDGEKDVAIISEAASSGISLQSDRRVFNQRRRVHITLELPWSADRAIQQFGRTHRSNQVNAPEYIFLISDLAGERRFASTVAKRLESLGALTHGDRRATETRDLSQFNIDNKYGRQALETVMRTIMGYESPLVPPPTDYSGEFFKDIAGALVGVGIIVNSESHPGVLSLDKDYNNISKFLNRILGCPVDLQNRLFKYFTDTMTAIIQQAKRGGRFDLGILDLGAAGENVTRVRLIRFVRKHATGVAPTEMHTVRVERGMIWQEAIDKYADLFNENEGFYLSHQLRNQKRTAIMVVILESRNSSSTSSTTDSDSGSKKKKTRSKKEIMCQIYRPNTGLQVRHESLFELEKKYRKVASEEAEPHWTEQYDASVNTCSHAYWNGNCRNVSLGNDCEVGLRQRLYHVLAGSVLSVWGRVEHILNTRSNSKMQVIRMKTTEGEKIVGTLIPKSCFEPLVADLRSDSEKQEEFNY is encoded by the exons ATTGCGGAACTAATGCGCAGGCTAGTGAACCGTGTGGAGAACATGGAGCCCGTCTTCAAAATCGATCTGGCTGAAGGCACCTTGCCGCAGACGTCGGTGGGCAGTTCAGGTGGAG TGAGTTATGGGGGCGGAGCTTCGCAAATTCGCGCCTTAAAGGCAGCCGGAAATATTGGCGGAGTCGGGAACAATCAGAAGCTACCAATGGCCACAGCTCCCGGAAGCGGAGGACCGGCTGGCGGAACATCTGGTAGCGGAGCGAAAGGGAACACCTCGATGATGGAGGCCGTGCAAAAACTGATAGCAATGAATCCGGAATACCTAACCAGTGGCATACCGAATACCGTATTCCAGATGTTCATGCAATCAATGCAACGTCCACAGACAACTCCGGCGCCGAATCAGCCAATGAATCCCGGCGCGATGGTGACCAGTGCAGCTGCAGCGGCTGCCCACGCCTCAGCTGTTGCCTATGTCcagcaggaggaggatgaggtCGACTACGAGGAGATTGGTGTAGCCGAAACTTATGCCGACTACTGGCCTGCGAAAT TGAAACTTGGAAAGAAACATCCGGATGCCGTTGTGGAGACAGCATCGCTAAGCTCCGTGGAGCCGTGTGATGTCTACTACAAGCTGTCTCTGCCCCTCGAAACAATCAACAGCGGACATCTGAGCGCCCTGCAACTGGAGTCCATTACGTACGCCTCCCAGGCGCACGATCATCTGCTTCCGGACGGCAGTCGGGCTGGATTCCTTATCGGAGACGGCGCTGGTGTGGGCAAGGGTCGCACAATCGCCGGCATAATTTACGAGAACTATTTAAAGGGGCGCAAGAAGGCGCTATGGATATCCGTGTCCAACGATCTCAAGTACGATGCCGAGCGGGATCTCAGCGATATTGGGGCCACGCGGATCGAGGTCCATGCCCTCAACAAG TTTAAATACGCCAAAATCAGCTCCGATGTGAATAACAATTGCAAGCGAGGCGTCATCTTCAGCACATATTCCGCTTTGATAGGCGAGTCAAATAACAAGACAGGCAAGTACCGATCCCGCTTCCGCCAGCTTCTGCAATGGTGTGGTGAGGATTTCGAGGGCCTCATCATCTTTGACGAGTGTCACAAGGCGAAAAATCTGTGTCCCGTGGGTTCCGGCAAACCAACCAAGACGGGCCAGACCGTTCTGGAGCTGCAGCAGAAACTGCCCAAGGCGCGAGTGGTCTATGCATCCGCAACGGGTGCCTCTGAGCCCAAGAATATGGCTTATATGGTTCGTCTGGGTCTCTGGGGTCAGGGCACGGCCTTTGGCAACTTTAACGACTTTATCACCGCCGTGGAGAGACG CGGTGTGGGCGCCATGGAGATCGTAGCCATGGACATGAAGCTGCGTGGCATGTACATCGCCCGCCAGCTGAGTTTCAAGGGCGTGAGCTTCAAGATCGAGGAGGTGCCACTCTCCAAGGAGTTTCGCAAGATCTACGATCAGTCCGTGGAGCTCTGGGTGGAGGCCATGCAGAAGTTCACCGAGGCGGCCGAACTGATCGATGCCGAGAGCCGAATGAAGAAGACGATGTGGGGTCAGTTCTGGTCCTCGCATCAGCGCTTTTTCAAGTACCTTTGCATTGCTGCCAAGGTGAACCATGCGGTGCTGGTCGCCCGCGAGTCTATAAAATACGGAAAGTGTGTCGTCATCGGCCTGCAGTCCACTGGCGAGGCTCGAACTCTGGATCAGTTGGAACGCGACGATGGGGAACTCACCGATTTTGTATCTACGGCTAA AGGTGTCTTTCAGTCGTTTGTGGAGCGCCACTTTCCGGCACCCGACCGTAATCGCATTAACCGCATCCTGGGTCTCTACGATGAGACACCTTCCCAGTCATCAGTTGCCGATTCCACGTCTAGCCTGGGTAACAATAGTAATATCACCACGGCGGCTGGCAAAAGAAAGGGAAATAATAACAATGATAACGGATCCACAAAGATCAAAAAGAAGAAGCGCAGTGGATCTTGGCAATGTAGCGACAGCGAGGATGACAATACGGGTAGGAAACGCAACAGCGATAGCGATGAGGCAAATAGTGATGACGACCTCAAGAGTGATATCGATGATGAAGATGAGGATCATGATGTGGACAGTGACCAGAGAGGCGTGGCTAGCGATGCTAGTTCCGATTTTAATCCCTTCTTTAGCGGCAGCGATAGCGATATTGACCCCTGGGTTGCGCGCAGCAAGAAGACAAAGAAGACCCAGAAGAAAAGCAAGAAAAAGGTGAAGAAGGAGAAGACCAAAAAGGAAATCCCCTCATCAGCAACCGATCCCAGTGGCAGTACGGCAATGTCCGCCACTGTCGTTGCTGCTCTGAATGCGGCCAAGAATCGGAAATCTCAGCTCTCCACACAGGACAAGATTCAGGATCTTCTGCAAAAGAAACAAGAGCTGAAAGGCACAGTCACGCCGGTGGGTGTGAATGGTGTCAAACTTAACTATGGTCCTCCGCCCAAAGATGCAATTGAACGCGCCTGCACGATGAAAGAGGAGCTGCTGCGCAAGATCGAGCGACTGGGGTCCCGACTGCCCCCAAATACGCTGGATCAATTGATCGACGAACTGGGTGGTCCCGATAACGTGGCCGAAATGACTGGTCGAAGAGGTCGCGTTGTACAAACTGATGATGGTAGCATCCAATACGAGTCCAGAACCGAATCGGATGTCCCGTTGGAAACGCTAAACATTACGGAGAAGCAGCGCTTCATGGACGGCGAGAAGGATGTGGCAATCATTTCGGAAGCTGCTTCCAGTGGTATTTCTCTCCAGAGTGATCGGCGGGTCTTCAATCAGCGCCGACGTGTCCACATAACATTGGAGTTGCCCTGGTCCGCCGATAGAGCCATCCAGCAGTTTGGTCGTACCCACCGATCCAATCAG GTTAATGCGCCCGAGTACATCTTTCTCATCTCAGATTTGGCTGGTGAAAGACGTTTCGCTTCTACCGTTGCCAAGCGTCTGGAATCGCTAGGAGCGCTCACCCACGGCGATCGCAGGGCCACGGAGACTCGTGATCTCTCCCAGTTTAACATAGACAACAAATATGGTCGACAAGCCCTGGAAACTGTGATGCGTACCATAATGGGCTACGAGTCACCGCTGGTGCCGCCGCCTACAGACTACAGCGGCGAGTTCTTTAAGGACATAGCTGGAGCCTTGGTTGGTGTGGGCATTATCGTGAATAGCGAAAGTCATCCGGGTGTGCTAAGTCTCGACAAGGACTACAACAACATATCAAAGTTTCTCAACCGTATTCTCGGCTGTCCAGTGGATCTGCAGAATCGTTTGTTTAAGTATTTTACGGACACCATGACAGCAATCATTCAGCAGGCAAAGCGCGGCGGTCGCTTCGATTTGGGCATTTTGG ATCTTGGAGCTGCCGGTGAGAATGTCACCCGCGTCCGACTTATTCGGTTCGTGCGCAAACATGCTACCGGAGTGGCACCCACAGAGATGCACACGGTTCGTGTGGAAAGAGGCATGATCTGGCAAGAAGCCATTGACAA ATATGCCGATCTGTTCAACGAAAACGAGGGCTTCTATCTGTCCCACCAGCTACGCAACCAGAAGCGAACCGCCATTATGGTGGTGATCCTAGAGTCACGCAACAGCAGCTCGACGAGCAGTACCACCGATTCGGACAGCGGTAgcaagaaaaagaaaactcgCAGCAAAAAGGAGATCATGTGTCAGATATACCGACCAAACACTGGTCTCCAAGTTCGCCACGAATCCCTTTTTGAGCTTGAGAAGAAGTATCGCAAGGTGGCCAGCGAGGAGGCAGAGCCACACTGGACCGAACAGTACGATGCCTCGGTTAACACCTGTTCGCACGCATACTGGAACGGCAACTGTAGAAATGTTAGCCTGGGGAACGACTGTGAG GTGGGCTTGCGTCAACGCTTGTACCACGTTCTGGCTGGATCCGTGCTCTCCGTTTGGGGACGCGTGGAGCACATACTGAATACACGTTCCAATAGCAAGATGCAAGTGATACGCATGAAGACCACCGAGGGGGAGAAGATTGTGGGCACCTTAATACCCAAGTCCTGCTTCGAGCCCTTGGTGGCTGATTTGCGCAGTGATTCGGAGAAGCAGGAGGAGTTTAACTACTAA
- the LOC117148255 gene encoding leucine-rich repeat extensin-like protein 5 — MHLLASSRSLHLLMALAVILVSHRAEAGLRLRHTSRSVTPPASTTPTLTVTSEEAPPQESVAESAPTAGVVTEPETEVEVTTGKHKRGILHGHAHLHGQWPARTYAAHYGYSLQLPGGSAFLAAAPPRRHFVKYGHGLVKPLVSGSGLLPALAPAPAALLPAVASTLPVGLPTGLPGGVASAIPAGVATALSTAVAPPSYVLRPGNAVVSSYSVNYPHQHLQKPVVFQSAVKPVHFHAPAHGHVHAVQPTYVQTYAPTAPAVPLQPVQPVQPVHHLQPIQPIQPLQPVQPVTTHHFQPVQPLQPVSPIQPVQPPQPVQPLQPIQPVQPIQPTVTFGVPAPPAVDLPVIPQFPQPPQFPGVPTFSFQPAQPAVPAQPAVPAQPAVPAAPEAPEVPQVPAIPQIPAIPQIPQIPQFPGFPQFPGFPQIPQFPQAPAIPSPPSVPGVPAVPTVPAFPSPPTSQFFPAAPQPPLPQQPPTFGQPESQFPGGIVPLPGSTPVRPESGTGIASPQIPPQSPEPETPSEVPPQRPSVQQPPQQPWKPVFYSPPTESAPASPNRPSITLLPPYGSAPAEGYLPPVGSQPSALSASSAGIGGQGGIFDQLTDAELEHIFAQANLAQQQHQQQQQQGHNYHHY, encoded by the exons ATGCATCTCTTGGCCAGTTCGAGGAGCCTCCATCTTCTGATGGCCTTGGCTGTGATCTTGGTTTCTCATCGAGCCGAGGCGGGCTTACGTTTGCGGCACACCAGTCGATCGGTCACGCCCCCCGCCAGCACTACGCCCACTTTGACAGTGACCTCCGAGGAGGCCCCGCCACAGGAATCGGTGGCGGAAAGTGCCCCAACGGCCGGCGTTGTTACcgaaccggaaacggaagtggagGTCACGACCGGAAAGCACAAGCGCGGCATTCTacacggccacgcccacctgcACGGCCAATGGCCCGCCCGCACCTATGCCGCCCACTACGGCTATAGCCTGCAGCTGCCCGGAGGCAGTGCCTTCCTGGCCGCCGCTCCTCCGCGCCGCCACTTCGTCAAATACGGCCATGGTCTGGTCAAGCCGCTCGTTTCCGGTTCCGGTTTGCTGCCCGCCCTTGCTCCCGCGCCCGCTGCCCTGCTGCCCGCCGTCGCATCAACCCTGCCCGTCGGATTGCCCACAGGTCTGCCCGGTGGCGTGGCCAGCGCCATTCCCGCCGGCGTGGCCACCGCTTTGTCCACCGCCGTGGCCCCGCCCTCGTACGTCCTGCGTCCCGGAAATGCGGTCGTCTCATCGTACAGCGTCAACTATCCGCACCAGCACCTGCAGAAGCCCGTGGTCTTCCAGTCCGCCGTGAAGCCGGTCCACTTCCATGCTCCGGCTCATGGCCATGTGCACGCCGTGCAG CCCACTTATGTGCAGACCTATGCTCCAACTGCTCCGGCAGTGCCTCTTCAGCCCGTTCAGCCTGTGCAGCCAGTTCATCATCTCCAGCCCATCCAGCCCATTCAGCCCCTTCAGCCGGTGCAACCGGTGACCACCCATCACTTCCAGCCCGTGCAGCCTCTGCAGCCAGTTAGCCCAATTCAACCGGTTCAGCCTCCCCAACCAGTTCAACCCCTGCAACCCATACAACCCGTCCAACCCATCCAACCTACAGTGACCTTCGGTGTTCCGGCTCCCCCAGCTGTGGATTTGCCCGTGATTCCTCAGTTCCCACAACCGCCTCAGTTCCCCGGAGTGCCGACCTTCAGCTTCCAGCCTGCTCAGCCAGCGGTGCCAGCCCAACCCGCTGTGCCCGCCCAGCCGGCAGTTCCAGCTGCACCAGAAGCCCCAGAAGTGCCACAGGTCCCCGCCATCCCACAGATTCCGGCCATACCACAGATACCCCAAATACCACAATTTCCCGGATTCCCTCAATTCCCCGGCTTTCCCCAGATTCCCCAGTTCCCCCAGGCGCCAGCCATTCCATCACCTCCCTCCGTTCCAGGAGTTCCAGCTGTACCCACTGTCCCGGCTTTCCCCAGTCCACCCACTAGCCAATTCTTTCCGGCTGCTCCACAGCCACCATTGCCGCAGCAGCCACCCACTTTTGGCCAGCCAGAGTCACAATTCCCAGGCGGAATTGTACCGCTGCCGGGCTCCACTCCCGTTCGCCCCGAATCCGGCACGGGTATAGCCTCACCGCAGATTCCCCCACAGTCGCCCGAGCCGGAGACGCCGTCGGAGGTGCCACCACAGCGGCCATCCGTCCAGCAGCCACCGCAGCAGCCCTGGAAGCCGGTATTCTATAGTCCACCCACCGAATCCGCGCCAGCCTCGCCCAATCGACCCTCCATCACCCTGCTCCCGCCCTACGGAAGTGCGCCAGCTGAAG GTTACCTGCCACCCGTGGGATCCCAACCGTCGGCCCTGAGTGCCAGTAGTGCCGGAATCGGCGGCCAGGGCGGCATCTTCGACCAGCTGACCGATGCCGAGCTGGAGCACATCTTCGCCCAGGCCAACttggcgcagcagcagcaccagcagcagcagcagcagggtCACAACTACCACCACTACTGA
- the LOC117148256 gene encoding 2-methoxy-6-polyprenyl-1,4-benzoquinol methylase, mitochondrial — translation MQSTRSTRLLSLARRFVHTRTAAQSTRNSKGMGSGAEFTSGKEQTTHFGFQTVRESEKEQKVHEVFEQVANSYDVMNDAMSLGIHRLWKDVFVERLGPTHGMRLLDMAGGTGDITFRYLRYLNNQPNPQQRPSHVTVSDINQHMLNVGEERAKRLGLTTDQLSNCTVAWQCADAEKLPFPDASFTAYTIAFGIRNCTHVDKVLSEAYRVLQPGGRFMCLEFSHLTNETMQWLYDQYSFQVIPPMGQLLAGQWQAYQYLVESIRRFPKQEQFKQMIEQAGFDQVSYENLTFGVVSIHSGFKL, via the exons ATGCAGAGTACGAGGAGCACGCGGCTGCTGTCCTTGGCCAGGAGATTCGTCCACACCCGAACGGCAGCTCAATCAACCCGGAACTCCAAAGGAATGGGAAGTGGCGCGGAATTCACCTCCGGAAAGGAGCAAACCACACATTTCGGCTTCCAAACAGTTCGGGAAAGTGAAAAGGAACAAAAGG TTCACGAGGTCTTCGAACAGGTGGCCAACTCCTATGACGTGATGAACGATGCCATGTCCCTGGGCATCCATCGCTTGTGGAAGGATGTGTTCGTCGAACGACTGGGTCCCACGCACGGCATGCGCTTGCTGGACATGGCTGGCGGCACCGGGGACATCACCTTCCGCTACCTGCGCTACCTGAACAACCAGCCGAATCCCCAACAGCGTCCCAGCCACGTCACTGTGTCGGACATCAACCAGCACATGCTAAACGTGGGCGAGGAGCGGGCCAAGAGACTGGGACTGACCACCGACCAGCTGTCCAACTGCACCGTCGCTTGGCAGTGCGCCGATGCCGAGAAGTTGCCCTTCCCGGACGCTAGCTTTACGGCCTACACTATTGCCTTTGGCATCAGGAACTGCACACATGTGGATAAG GTTCTTTCTGAGGCGTATCGAGTGCTGCAGCCGGGCGGACGATTCATGTGCCTGGAGTTTAGTCATCTGACGAACGAAACGATGCAATGGCTATATGACCAGTACTCCTTCCAGGTGATTCCGCCGATGGGCCAATTGCTGGCTGGTCAGTGGCAGGCGTACCAGTATCTCGTGGAGAGCATCCGGCGGTTTCCCAAGCAGGAGCAATTCAAGCAAATGATCGAGCAGGCCGGATTCGACCAGGTGTCCTACGAGAACCTCACCTTCGGCGTGGTCAGCATTCACTCCGGCTTCAAACTGTGA